Genomic window (Vampirovibrionales bacterium):
TCGGCGTTCATCTGCTATACTGCTCGCATTCCCTTTGAGCGTGGCGACTCGCTCGCATGTGAGGAGATCAGGACAGGTGACGGTTAATAATGCGACTACTTACAGAGCAATAGTCGGCCCTCCCAGAGCGTTTTATAACAAGGAAACTGGCAAGGGGGACGTGGCGAGGTATTTGGAAGGCTTGCAGAGGTCTGGTCAAGCCTATTCGGCTCAATATGGCCGAGACATGGTGGTCATCACGCTGAAAAATCCAATTAAAAACAAAGCCAATTAGGCGCGCCAAGCTCGCTTAAGACGGGCCTTCCCAACGGATCGCCTCGGGAGTCGGCGCCACCACGGTGACTTGCTTGACGCCCCAAATGTCGAGTCCATGGGCCAATTTGCCCGAAAAGCGAATACGCGCGCCGGGGCGGATGCGCGGATCGAGCCGCAAGGCCTCGGCATCGCCTTCCAGCGCGACGATGGTGTCGTACAGAAAACTCTGCGGCAGCGCGCGCACCAGAATCTCCACGCGATGCGAGCGCGTCTGGCGGCGCAGATGATACACCACGCCCTCCCAGTGAATCACGCGCCCCTGATACTGCCGCGCCCACGCCTGCGAACGCGCTGAATTGGCCCGCTGGGACTCGAAAAACGCCTGGATCTCCTGACGCGAGGGTTCTGCGGGCGAGGGCGAGGGATCGGGCGCTTGCTGGGCCATGGCGCCCAGAGCAACGCAAAGCGACGCGCCCAGACACAGACAAAGCGACGCCTCCAGCGGCGCGGCGCGGCGACGCGTGCGGAGAAGATTCATGCAGGGAAGATTCATGCAGGTAAGATTTATCAATAAGCGGACTGTCACGACCCGATGCCCGTAGCCTGTGCGTGGGAGAAATAGGCAGGTGAGAGCGGTATCGGCAGCGGTGTTGTCAGACGGGAGGGAAATCCGCCATAATGGGGACTTCCCCCGACGCTGAGTATCAACCGACGCGCGCGCGCGCTTTCTAAAGACCGCGCTATTTTTGACCGCGCCTGTCATCATCATGTCTTCTCAGAATCACGTCTTTTCAGAATCACGTCTTTCAGACGCTCTTTCAGGAGGTATCGCCGTTATGCCCTCATCGCTGCTCTCACTGGAGCAGAGCGCGTTGCTCGTCATCGATATGCAGGAAAAACTGCTGCCGCTGATGGAGCATCGCGATCGCATTCTCAAACAGACCCGTATTTTACTGGAAGCGGCCCGTATTTTATCCGTGCCGGTGATGGTCACCGAGCAGTACCCACAAGGCCTGGGCGCCACGGTGCATGATTTGCGCGACGCCTTACCCGACAGGGCCATCGTGCTGGAAAAAACCGCTTTCGGGGCCGTGGAGGCGCCGGGCTTCACCGACGCGTTGCAGGCCTGCGGACGCTCCCAAGTGATTGTCTGCGGCATTGAGGCGCATATCTGCGTCACGCAGACGACGTTGCAACTGTTAGAACTGGGCAAGACCGTTTTTCTGGCGCACGACGCGGTGTCGTCTCGCCAGAAACGCAACTTGAAAGCCGCGCTATGGCGCATGACGCAAGCCGGGGCGATCCCCTTTACCAGCGAAATGGCCTTGTTTGAGTGGACGCGCACGGCCAACTGTCCGCCCTTTAAGGCGCTTCAGGCGCTCATTAAATAAGGCCGGCCCGCGTCCGTGCTGCTCGTTATTGTCGTTTTTTACGCCGCCATTTTATGGACGGCGCGCCGCTTTCGACGCCGCATTGAGACGCTGCGCGATTTTTTCCTGGCCGGGCGCTCGCTGGGCGCGTTTCCGGTGGCGTTGTGTTTTGCCGCGTCGTGGTTCGGCGCAGGTTCGACCATCGCCTCGATGACGCTGTTTCATCATAAGGGCTGGGCGGGGGCCTGGGAGCTGGCGATTCCTTCGGCGCTGTCGTGCGCGTTAATTACGTTCGCCTTTTCGCGGCGCGTGGCGCGACAGGAATCGCTGTCGCAGCCGGAAGCCGTGGAGCGGCATTATGGACGGGTCGGACGGCTGGGACTGGCGCTGGTGATTCTGATGGCCGTGTCCACGTTTCTCGGATCGCAACTGGTGGCCGCTTCGATGCTTTTCCAAAGCGTGCTGGGGCTGGATCCGACCGCCGCCACGCTGATATTTTCGGCGCTGGTGGTCAGTTACGTGATGATGGGCGGCTTCTTCACGGTGGTCATCACGGATATGGCGCAGATGGCGATGATTGTCCTCGCCCTGGGCATTTTACTGGCCTATTGTCTGGGGGCTTCTCCCGATCCGGGCGCGGCGCTCGGGGGATCCGTGACGTGGGCGGGCCTTGGGGAGTTTGGACGACCCTGGGGGTATCATCTGGCGCTGACGGCCGCGTTTGTGATGGCCTGGAGCGTTGCGCCCGAAATGTGGCAGCGCATGTCGGCCACGCGAAACGAGGGGCTCGCCTTTCGCGGCGCGCTGGGAGCGACCTTGCTGCTGATCGGGCTCTTTGCCATGGTCGCCAGCATCGGCATTCTCAGCGCGCAGATTATTCCCAACAGCGAGCGCGTCTTGATGGATCTGGCCCAGAAGCTGCCGCATCCGCTGCTGGGCGGACTGGCGCTGGCCGGGGTGCTGGCCGCGATTTCATCGACGATGGACTCGTCTCTCAATGTCGGCAGCCTCACGCTGACGCGCGACATTTATCAGGGCTTTATACGCCCCAACGCTTCCACGCGCGAATTGCTGCTGGCCAGCCGCCTGTCAACGGCGCTGGTGTGCGCGCCCGCCATCGCGCTGGCGCTGAAGTTCCAGAATATCATCCAGATTTTATGGATTTCCGCCGATATTTACGCTTCGGCGATGTTTGTGCCAATTGTCGGCATTTTGTATCTGAAACATCCGCCGCGCCTCGCGGGCTTGCTGGCAATGGGCGCCGGCGGCGCGATGATGGCGTTGAACGCGTTGTCGCAATACGGCCTTATCGCCATGCCGGCGCAATGGCCGGGCTGGCCGTATGCCACGCTGCTGGGGGTGGGGGCCAGCCTGACGGGATTTGCAATTGGCTGGGCGTGGACAGCGCTGAAAAAGCCGCCTGCGGTCTCGCCGTCGGCGCCGGCCTGAGCGTCTCGCTGCGCGGAAACAGCGCGGGCGATGTCGCAACAGGGGATCGCGAAAGAGGCGCCGGGGCCTGGGGGCCATAGCTGGCGCGGACCAGCAATTCATTGGTGAGCACCGGACGGAGCACGCCATGGCCAAGCGTGGCCGCCACGACCGATCCGGCGAACTGCCACAACGAGCGCGCGGCGTTCTTGGGCAGCAGCCGCCCGGTCAGCGCCAGCGCCCCGTAATAGCTCGCCAGCCAGATAGCGGAACTGACGCCCTGACGGATTATTTCCTGACGGGTCAGCAGGCGGCGATCGGCGGCAGGAACGCCTTTGGCCCTGAGATGCGCGTTGGTCACCGCCGGGGTCAGCAGCGCGGCAGGCACATAGGTCAGGCCGCCAAGCAACAGAAGCTTGTCTTCCACCGGCTTGCGACGCCAGTTCGACAGGCCTGAAAACGGCTTTGCGGCGCGTCGAACGGCGCCGGGCAAAGCGGCAGACGGAATCAAGGACACGGAGCAACTCCTTTCGCTGGTATGACCCAGATCAAGTTCAACGGGTTACGCTTGCTGCAAAGCGCTCTCAGCCGGTATCGCCGGCGCCCCGGTTCGGGAAGGACAATGTCGCGACCAGTATAGCAGGAAGAAAGGCGTGCGGCGCTCCACTTCTCTGTCCGCCATCAAAAGCCGGCGGGTAACATCCGGGCGGCGCGCGCGCAAAATCAGGACTTTTAAAACTACGCCGATAGCGATATAATGGGCGGGGTCTTGCGGGTTGGCCCGCCCGCAGCCGATTTGGAAGATGGGGACGCGCGCGTCGCTCTCCGCCCGTCGTTACCCGACCCTCTGGTGAGAGGTTTTTCGAGTTCGGGACGGTTTACGACGTTCTCTTCATTCGTTCTTGCCGCCAATTGAGAGGAATGCGTGATGCGCAATCCCGCCTGCGCCGACAGGGGCGCTTTGTATCGCCCTGAGTTTGAAAAAGCCAGCTGCGGCTTTGGTCTCATCGCCCAGATGGACAATCAGGCCTCGCACTGGCTGGTGCAAACGGCTATTACCTCGCTCACGCGCCTGGCGCATCGCGGCGCAATCGCCCCCGACGGTAAAACCGGCGATGGCTGCGGCTTGCTGTTTCGCATTCCCGATCAGTTTTTTCGCGCGCTGGCCGAAGCCGACGGCGTGACCCTCCCGGCGATGTTCGCCGTGGGCGCCCTGTTTTTGAATCCGGATAAACTGCTGGCCTCCAATGCCCTCTCTCGCCTCAAAAAAGAATTGCGCGAACAGGGACTTGAATGCGTCTGGGAACGGCCGGTGCCTGTAGAGCCGGACGCCTGCGGCGAACAGGCGCTGAAAACCCTGCCGCAGTTTGTTCAGATTTTTGTCGCCCCCTCGGCGGCGCTGGCCCCGACGCTGGATGAGCCCGCCTTCGACAGGCTGCTCTATATTGCCCGTCGTCGCGCCAAAAAGGCCATTACGCCTAAAGATTCGGTGTTTTACGTCACCAGTCTGTCGTGCCGCACGGTGTCGTACAAAGGCATGGTGATGCCCGCCAATCTGCCCGTCTTCTACCCGGATTTGCGCGATGAGCGCTTTGTGTCGTCGCTGTGCCTGTATCATCAACGCTTTTCGACCAACACATTCCCGGAATGGCGGCTCGCCCAACCGTTCCGGATGCTGGCCCATAACGGCGAAATCAACACGGTGAGCGGCAACCGCAACTGGGCCGTGTCGCGCGAAACCAAGTACGACTCGCCCCTGATTCCCGATATGACCTCGTTGCTGCCGCTGGTCAGCGTGGACGGCTCCGACTCGATGAGTCTGGACAATATGCTCGAAGCGCTGGTGGTGGGCGGGATGGATCTGTTTCTGGCGACGCGCGTTCTCGCCCCGCCCGCCTGGCAAAATATGGAAGCCATGGACCCGGATCTGCGCTCGCTCTATAGCTATTACTCGCTGCACATGGACCCGTGGGATGGTCCGGCGGGTCTGGTCATTACCGATGGCCGCTACGCCGCCTGCGCGATGGACCGCAACGGTCTGCGCCCGGCGCGTTACGTGATTACGCGGGATCGCCACATCACCATCGCTTCAGAAATCGGCGTGTATGATTACGCGCCCAGTGACGTGCTGGCCAAAGGCCGCCTGCGCCCCGGCGAAATGATGGCCGTCGATATGACCACCGGTGAGCTGTTATTGCCCGAAGACGTCAACACGCGCCTGAAAAACCGGAATCCGTACAAGCAGTGGCTCGATGAGTACGTCCGCGTGCTGGAGCCTAATTTTGAGGAAGAAGAGCCAGGCTGCGACCCGATTTTTGATCATGAATGGCAGGTGTATCAAAAACAGTTTCTGCTGACGCTGGAAGAGCGCAGCGAGGTGCTGCGCCCGCTGGGCGAAACCGGGCAGGAGACCGTCGCCTCGATGGGCGATGACACGCCCACGCCGGTGCTGTCGCGCCAGATCCGTCCGCTGTATGAATACTTCCGCCAACAGTTTGCGCAAGTGACCAATCCGCCGATCGACCCGATTCGCGAGCAAATGGTGATGTCGCTGCGCACGATTCTGGGCCGCGAGCGCAATCCGTTTGCGGAAGTGGCGGAAAACGCGGCGCGCATCGATATTCGCTCCCCCATTCTGTCGCGCAGCATGTTCCGCGCCGTGCTTCAGCTCGATGACCCGCATTACGCCTATGAAACCATCGATTTAACTTACCCGACCAGTGGATCGCTTCGCGCCGCGATTGAAACCGTCTGCGATCAGGCCGAACGCGCCGTGCGCAACGGCAAGGTGATTTTAATCCTGACCGATCGCCGGGTCTCGCGCAATCGCATTCCGATCCATGCCCTGCTGGGCGTGGGCGCGGTGCATGCGCGCCTGTGCGAAAAAGGCCTGCGCTGCGACGCCAATATCATCGTGGAAACCGCCACGGCGCGCGATCCCCATCACTTCGCCGCCCTGATTGGCTTTGGCGCCACGGCCATTTATCCGTATCTGGCCTATCAAACCCTGTATCACATGGCCCAGCGCAAAGAGATTCAGTGGAAAAACACCGTCGGCCTGATGAAAAACTACCGCCAGGGCATTCAGAAAGGCCTGTATAAAATCCTCTCCAAAATGGGGATTTCCACCATCAACAGCTACCGCGGCGCCCGCCTGTTTGAAGCCATTGGCCTGCATGACGAGGTGATCGATCTGTGCTTTCCCGGCGTGGTCAGCCGCTTGCAGGGAGCGAATTTTGACGATCTCGAAGCCGAGCAGCGGCAACTGGCCAAAGAAGCCTGGAGTCTGGGCGCGCCCATTCGCGCCGGCGGCCTGATTAAATATCGTCCCGGCAGCGAGTATCACGCCTTCAACCCCGATGTGGTGATGGCCCTGCAACGCGCCGTGCGCACCGAAGAGCCCGAGGATTACAGACGCTTCGCCGACCTGGTGAACCGCCGCCCCCCGATGAGCCTGCGCGATTTGCTCACGCTGCGCGGCGATCAGACGCCGATTCCTCTCGATGAAGTCGAGCCCGCCGAAGCGATTTTTCCGCGCTTTAATACGGCGGCCATGTCGCTGGGCTCGCTGTCGCCGGAGGCCCATGAGTCGCTCGCCATCGCCATGAACCGTCTGGGCGGGATGTCCAATTCGGGCGAAGGCGGCGAAGACGATACGCGCTTTGGCACCGAGAAGGTCTCCAAAATCAAACAGGTCGCTTCGGGGCGCTTTGGGGTCACGCCGGCGTATCTGGTCAACGCCGACGTCCTGCAGATTAAAATTGCGCAAGGCGCCAAGCCCGGTGAAGGCGGACAGTTGCCCGGCCATAAGGTCAATGAACTCATCGCCCGGCTGCGCTATACGCTGCCCGGCACGCCGCTGATCTCGCCGCCGCCGCATCATGACATCTACTCGATTGAAGATCTGGCTCAACTCATCTTCGATCTCAAGCAGGTGAATCCGCGCGCGATGGTGTCGGTCAAACTGGTGGCCGAGCCCGGCGTCGGGACGATCGCCGCAGGCGTCGCCAAGACCTATGCGGATTTAATCACGATTTCGGGTTACGACGGCGGCACAGGCGCCAGCCCTCTGACCTCTGTGCGTTATGCGGGCGTGCCGTGGGAACTGGGCGTGGCGGAAGCGCATCAAATCCTGCAGGCCAATGATCTGCGCGACAAAGTGCGCCTGCAAGTCGACGGCGGGCTAAAAACCGGTCTGGACGTCGTCAAGGCCGCCCTACTGGGCGCCGAATCGTTCGGGTTTGGAACCGCTCCGCTGATTTCGCTGGGCTGCAAGTTCCTGCGCATTTGCCATCTGAATAACTGCGCAACAGGCGTGGCGACGCAGAATCCGGTGTTGCGCGGCCGCCATTTCAAGGGCCTGCCCGAGATGGTCGAGGCGTACTTCCGCTTTGTCGCCCAGGAGATTCGCGAACTGATGGCGCAACTTGGCGCGCATCAGCTCGAAGATCTCGTGGGTCGGCGCGATCTGTTGATGCGCCTGCCCGGCGAAACCGAGCGTCAGCGGCGTCTGGATCTGTCGCCATTGCTGACGATTCCGCGCGATCTCGAAGGACGGCCGCGTCATTGTATGGTCGCCTGCAATCCGCCGTTTGATAAGGCCGAACTGGCCGAGCAAATGGTCTGCGACGCCCGCGATGCGCTGGAGCGCAAGACCGGCGGCGAATTTTTCTATGAAATCAACAACACGCATCGCTCGATTGGCGCGCGCCTGTCGGGAGAAATCGCGCGACGTCACGGTAACGCCGGCATGCAGGACGCGCCGGTGACGGTGCGCATGCGCGGAACCGCCGGCCAGAGTTTTGGCGCGTGGAACGCCGGCGGTCTGAATCTGATTCTGGAAGGCGACGCCAACGATTACGTCGGCAAAGGCATGGCAGGCGGCAAAATTGTGGTGTATCCGCCCGAAGGCAGCGCCTTTAAAAGCCAGCAAACGCCCATTATCGGCAACACCTGTCTGTATGGCGCCACCGGCGGCAAGCTGTTCGCGGCAGGACAGGCGGGTGAGCGCTTCTGCGTGCGGAATTCCGGCGCGCTGGCCATTGTCGAAGGCGTTGGCGATCATGGCTGCGAGTACATGACCGGCGGGGTGGTCGTGGTGCTGGGCCAAACCGGCTATAACTTCGGCGCCGGGATGACCGGCGGCTTCGCCTACGTCTACGACGCCGAAAACGAGTTTGTCGACTGCTATAACCATGGGCTGGTCGACATTCACCGGATCGATACCGAGCATATGGACGACTACGCCACGCACCTGCAGTCGCTCATTCGCGAGTTCGTCGCCGAGACCCGCAGCGCGTGGGGTCGCGAACTGCTCGATCACTTCTACCGCCTGCTGGGGCAATTCTGGCTGGTGAAGCCCAAGGCCGCCGAACTGGAAACCCTGCTGGGGCTGATGCGCATCGCCGCCTGAGGCCCCGTCCGCGCGCGCAGCAGAAGCCGTTTATCCCCTCCCTACTGGAGAAGCGTTTTATGTCCCCCAACGTTTATCAGTTTCTGGACGTCGCGCGCGCAGAGCCCGCCAAAGCCCCGGCCAGCGAACGCATCCGCGATTTCAACGAAATCTACGGCTGCTTCGACGCCGCCAGCGCCGCCCAGCAGGCGGGGCGCTGTCTGGATTGCGGCAATCCGTACTGTAAATGGCAATGTCCGGTGGCCAACCATATTCCCCAGTGGCTGCGGCTGGTGGAACAGGGCAATCTGTTTGAGGCCGCCGAGCTGTCGAACGAAACCAACACCCTGCCGGAAATCTGCGGTCGGGTCTGCCCGCAGGATCGCTTGTGCGAAGGCGCCTGCACCCTCAACGACGGCTTTGGTGCCGTCACCATCGGCGCAGTCGAGCGTTATATTACCGATGAGGCCCTGAGCCAGGGCTGGCGGCCCAACGTGAGACCGGTCAGCGGCACGGCCCGCCGCGTCGCGATCGTCGGCGCAGGCCCCGCAGGCTTGGGGTGCGCGGATATTCTGGCGCGAAACGGCGTGCGTCCTGTCATCTACGACAAATATCCCGAAATCGGCGGCCTGCTGACTTACGGGATTCCGCCGTTCAAGCTGGAAAAAGACGTGATCAAGCGCCGTCGTCAGTTATTGGAGGCCATGGGCGCCGCCTTTGTCCTGAATACGGAAATCGGGCGCGATGTTCCGTTTGAACGGCTGTTGAACGAATATGACGCCGTGTTTCTGGGCATGGGCACGTATCGCTTCGTGTCCGGCGGCTTTGAGGGCGAAAACGCCCATGGCGTGCATCAGGCGCTGCCGTATCTAATTGCCAACGTCCAACG
Coding sequences:
- a CDS encoding hydrolase, with translation MPSSLLSLEQSALLVIDMQEKLLPLMEHRDRILKQTRILLEAARILSVPVMVTEQYPQGLGATVHDLRDALPDRAIVLEKTAFGAVEAPGFTDALQACGRSQVIVCGIEAHICVTQTTLQLLELGKTVFLAHDAVSSRQKRNLKAALWRMTQAGAIPFTSEMALFEWTRTANCPPFKALQALIK
- a CDS encoding sodium:solute symporter family protein, whose amino-acid sequence is MLLVIVVFYAAILWTARRFRRRIETLRDFFLAGRSLGAFPVALCFAASWFGAGSTIASMTLFHHKGWAGAWELAIPSALSCALITFAFSRRVARQESLSQPEAVERHYGRVGRLGLALVILMAVSTFLGSQLVAASMLFQSVLGLDPTAATLIFSALVVSYVMMGGFFTVVITDMAQMAMIVLALGILLAYCLGASPDPGAALGGSVTWAGLGEFGRPWGYHLALTAAFVMAWSVAPEMWQRMSATRNEGLAFRGALGATLLLIGLFAMVASIGILSAQIIPNSERVLMDLAQKLPHPLLGGLALAGVLAAISSTMDSSLNVGSLTLTRDIYQGFIRPNASTRELLLASRLSTALVCAPAIALALKFQNIIQILWISADIYASAMFVPIVGILYLKHPPRLAGLLAMGAGGAMMALNALSQYGLIAMPAQWPGWPYATLLGVGASLTGFAIGWAWTALKKPPAVSPSAPA
- the gltB gene encoding glutamate synthase large subunit encodes the protein MRNPACADRGALYRPEFEKASCGFGLIAQMDNQASHWLVQTAITSLTRLAHRGAIAPDGKTGDGCGLLFRIPDQFFRALAEADGVTLPAMFAVGALFLNPDKLLASNALSRLKKELREQGLECVWERPVPVEPDACGEQALKTLPQFVQIFVAPSAALAPTLDEPAFDRLLYIARRRAKKAITPKDSVFYVTSLSCRTVSYKGMVMPANLPVFYPDLRDERFVSSLCLYHQRFSTNTFPEWRLAQPFRMLAHNGEINTVSGNRNWAVSRETKYDSPLIPDMTSLLPLVSVDGSDSMSLDNMLEALVVGGMDLFLATRVLAPPAWQNMEAMDPDLRSLYSYYSLHMDPWDGPAGLVITDGRYAACAMDRNGLRPARYVITRDRHITIASEIGVYDYAPSDVLAKGRLRPGEMMAVDMTTGELLLPEDVNTRLKNRNPYKQWLDEYVRVLEPNFEEEEPGCDPIFDHEWQVYQKQFLLTLEERSEVLRPLGETGQETVASMGDDTPTPVLSRQIRPLYEYFRQQFAQVTNPPIDPIREQMVMSLRTILGRERNPFAEVAENAARIDIRSPILSRSMFRAVLQLDDPHYAYETIDLTYPTSGSLRAAIETVCDQAERAVRNGKVILILTDRRVSRNRIPIHALLGVGAVHARLCEKGLRCDANIIVETATARDPHHFAALIGFGATAIYPYLAYQTLYHMAQRKEIQWKNTVGLMKNYRQGIQKGLYKILSKMGISTINSYRGARLFEAIGLHDEVIDLCFPGVVSRLQGANFDDLEAEQRQLAKEAWSLGAPIRAGGLIKYRPGSEYHAFNPDVVMALQRAVRTEEPEDYRRFADLVNRRPPMSLRDLLTLRGDQTPIPLDEVEPAEAIFPRFNTAAMSLGSLSPEAHESLAIAMNRLGGMSNSGEGGEDDTRFGTEKVSKIKQVASGRFGVTPAYLVNADVLQIKIAQGAKPGEGGQLPGHKVNELIARLRYTLPGTPLISPPPHHDIYSIEDLAQLIFDLKQVNPRAMVSVKLVAEPGVGTIAAGVAKTYADLITISGYDGGTGASPLTSVRYAGVPWELGVAEAHQILQANDLRDKVRLQVDGGLKTGLDVVKAALLGAESFGFGTAPLISLGCKFLRICHLNNCATGVATQNPVLRGRHFKGLPEMVEAYFRFVAQEIRELMAQLGAHQLEDLVGRRDLLMRLPGETERQRRLDLSPLLTIPRDLEGRPRHCMVACNPPFDKAELAEQMVCDARDALERKTGGEFFYEINNTHRSIGARLSGEIARRHGNAGMQDAPVTVRMRGTAGQSFGAWNAGGLNLILEGDANDYVGKGMAGGKIVVYPPEGSAFKSQQTPIIGNTCLYGATGGKLFAAGQAGERFCVRNSGALAIVEGVGDHGCEYMTGGVVVVLGQTGYNFGAGMTGGFAYVYDAENEFVDCYNHGLVDIHRIDTEHMDDYATHLQSLIREFVAETRSAWGRELLDHFYRLLGQFWLVKPKAAELETLLGLMRIAA
- a CDS encoding FAD-dependent oxidoreductase, which encodes MSPNVYQFLDVARAEPAKAPASERIRDFNEIYGCFDAASAAQQAGRCLDCGNPYCKWQCPVANHIPQWLRLVEQGNLFEAAELSNETNTLPEICGRVCPQDRLCEGACTLNDGFGAVTIGAVERYITDEALSQGWRPNVRPVSGTARRVAIVGAGPAGLGCADILARNGVRPVIYDKYPEIGGLLTYGIPPFKLEKDVIKRRRQLLEAMGAAFVLNTEIGRDVPFERLLNEYDAVFLGMGTYRFVSGGFEGENAHGVHQALPYLIANVQRVMDPDCEGGDDLSMRGQRVVILGGGDTAMDCARTALRQGAASVTCAYRRDEANMPGSRREVANAREEGVQFLWNRQPVAIDTHDNGWARGVKVVTTVLGNPDAKGRCKPQPIPGSEETILADRVLIAFGFAPNPPDWFERYDIATDARGRVRAAAVAPNGGYAFQTYNPKVFAGGDMVRGSDLVVTAVFEGRRAAEGILAYLEATAPLAAGSP